From the Rhea pennata isolate bPtePen1 chromosome 12, bPtePen1.pri, whole genome shotgun sequence genome, the window cCCGCCGTGCCGCCTCCCCAGCACTAATCCCCGGGATTAGCCGCCCGGCCTGCGTGCTCGGCAGGGGCCGGCGCGACGGCGCTGCCCGAGTTTCCCCGGCTGGCTGTGCTCGGCTTTGCGCCACTGCAGAGGCACCCGGGGCCGGAGATGCCCCACAGCACCTGCAGAtggagcaggatgggacccccccccccaacccgtGCACCGGTGTGGCAGGACCGGGGACCCCAGAGCAGGGGTGAGGGACACAACGTGCGCCCGCTCCTCGTCTCGGCCCGGCGCTCCCGCTGGCCGGCTGCCCCGGCAGGATGGGGGCCGCTGCGGCGTTCCCCGAAGCGAGGAGGTGCGAGCTGCCGCGCCGGCCCCACGCGTGGGCCGCAGGCCGCGGGCTgggctgcctggggctgggcaaCGGCAGAGCCCCGGGTGGGTCGCACCGTGCCGCGCCATCGCCACGCCGAGATGCCAAGTCAAGAAGTCAAGTCGCAGCAGGGACTGCGGCTCCGCAGCCGGGATCATTAGCTAATTACCCCTCTCTCGGCATTAGCCCTGCGTCTGCCGGAGCTCTGCAGCGTCCTGGCATGGGGTGAGGGCAGGGCAGGTCCCCGTGGGGCAGGCGTGGGGCAGCGAGGGCAGTGCCGGCTGCCTGGCCGTGGGCCCAGCTTTCGCAACAGCCCCAGCAAGAGCGAGTGCTTCATCGTGCTGCCTTCTCCGGTGGGGGGGGTCTgcactgccctgctgcccctcGGGGacctgccctgccccacggggacctgccctgccctgcctgccccatgGGGAACCAGAGTCTCCCTCAATGACTTGTTCTGCGGCGACTTCCCCACAGGGGACTTGTCCCATGGGGACAGGGACCTGTTCCTGCTCTGCCCCACACGGACCTGCACCCACCCCAGCCTTGCCCCAGGAGGGCTTGCCTCTGACCTGCCCCACACCAGCCCCACGGGGACCTGCCCCTGTCCTGCACCGCCCCGCAGTGACCTGCCTCTGCCCCACGGAGACCTGAGCCtcccccgcccggcgccccggggacctgcccccgggccccgccgccgccgccgccgccgccgccgccgccgcccgggccgcccccggccgggcgGGTTCCCGGCGCGGGTGCCCGCGGCTCGGGGCGGCGCGTgaccggccgccgccgccgcccgctgcgcCGCAGAGCCCGGCACCGGCAGCGGCTCCGGCAGCGGCTCCGGCAGCGGCTCCGGCAGCGGCACTGGCAGCCGCAGCGGCACCGGCAGCGGCACCGGcagcggcaccggcaccggcagcggcaccggcaccggcagcGGCAGGTCagcgggcgggggcgcgggggggccgcggcggcaccGGCCCGGGGCCtccggggggcggcgggcgggggcggcccgctggggcccggggccggcccggcgcgcTCGGTGCGGCGGGctgggggcagcggcggcgggcccggccgtGCTGCCGCCGAGCgtgcccggccgcccccggcccgcctccccctgcccccgccgcgggccccggcccggcccggcccggcccggcccggcggcgcgggcggcggcggcggcggcagcgggccgAGCATCCCCGCGGATGCGCCGGGGACGCGCCAAGGTGAACGGTGCGCgcagggagcggggccgggagcggggcccggGACCACCGGCACCGGGGGCACCGGGCATGGCGACGGCCCGGGCCGAGGAGCGCCGGCAGCCGGGGCAGCCGGGGACGGGCCACCCGGGAGCGGGGCGCAGCCGGGACGCGGCACGGCCCGGGGATACCTAGGAACGGGGACAGCCGGGGCACCGGCacgggcggccgggggcgggcaCCGGcacggcggggccgcgggctccTGTCTGCGGCTTCCCGGGGGCTcggccgggggcgggcgcggagcccccCGTGCAGCTCCCCGCGGGGCTGGTGCCACGGGCCCGTGGGGCGACGGCCTGCCCCCCGCgtgcccggcgccggggggccgctCACCTCCCGCCCCGCTGTTCCCGCAGGGCCGAGGGCAGCCCGGGCGCTCGCCATGGCCGCAGCCCGGCTCGTCACCTGGGGGCTGCTCCTGGCCGCCGGGGTCCCCACTGCGAccggccgccccccgctccGGGGGACGGTACCGGCCGCGGGGGACCCCAGCTCCTCCTGGGGACGCCGCCGGCCGGACTCAGCCCCCCCGGGGGACACGTCCGGGGAGCTCAGCGGCGCCGGGGACCCGGACGGCGAGCGCTGGGCGGACGCCGGCCCTGTGCGGTGGTCCCGACCGCTGCCGGCGGGGGCTGTGACCGGGACGCCTGTGCCGCCGTGGCCCCGGGGGGCTGATCACTCCCTGCAGGCGCTGGGGACGGTGGCCACCACGGCAAGTGCTGGCTGGAGGGGCGGTGGCCCGGCCCCGGACGGCGTGGAGGAGCCCTTCATCACCTGGCACGGACAGGAGGCCgagggcccgggcagcccccggATGGAGACCGCAGTGCCCCCCACGGCGGCACCCATGGATGTGGGACGTGGCTCCCTAGGACCAGGCCACGGCTCGTCCGTCGCGAGGACCACCAGCCCCCGGCCGACCGTGTCCACCATCGCCCCGTGCCATGTGCCAGGTTTGGCCGAGGCCGGTGGCCCGGCAGCCCGTGGGGTCCCGCCGGGCCCCTCCGCCGGCCACCCGCGCTCGCTGCCTGGCACCGGGGCCGCCacgccgggggcagcggggcgggcggccccggagGGCACCGCTGAGACCTGGACCCTGGGGCTCCCGGCCCACCAGCGGAGCACGCGAAGGGCCCCGCCGGGCACCGCGCCGCCGGGCACCGCGCCGCCAGGAACGCGGCCGCCTGGGGCCGCCCGGCAGCCGGCCCTCAGCAccagccccgcggcgctggcCGCCCCCGGGACTCCGCACGCAGGTAGGAGCGGGGCACCCGCTGCACCCTGGCCATGGCCTGCGGCCCCCGTGGGTGCCAGCGCCCGGCTCTGCCCTCTCCTGCAGGGACGGCGCCCGAGGAGGAGCCGGGCTCCCCGCAGCGCGTCCGGGGCGCCATGAGCCCCCCGAATGCCACAGAGGCGGCCGTGCCCGCCGCAGGGACGCCCGGCCCCAGGCGCTCAGGTGAGGCGGGCCCCGGTGGGTGAAGCCCTTCCCTGGCAGCCCCACGGTGGCGGCGGGCgtggggtgggtggggggaTCCAGGGGGCTGGCGAGGTGCCGGGGCGGCGTCCCCCCAGGGATTGGTGccagcggggctgggggggtgaCGGCAGCTATCTTGGGCCACCCGGCCGGGACGCGGTGACACCTTCAATCAGGATTGTGCCCGTCGACGGCCCTAATCTACTGCTGCCCGCCGGGATTAGAGCTCAATGCCCAGTGGGTGGGGGCTgcccgggggccggggctgcgccaGGGCCCTGCCACCCCCCCAGCCCGGGGTGTCCTGGCCAGcccccaggagctgccagcGGGCACGGCGatgcgcggccccggccggcaaggccgccccccaccccctgccgTCGCGGTGCCCCGAGGGGCGccaggcgccgcggggctgggggtgctggtgcAGCGGGGATGCTGCGCTCGCCCGCGCCGCCGGATGCGGGTTGCTATAGCAGCAGGGatgcggcgggcgggcgcggggctcacgcggccggcggcgcggagccgcgtGTGCCGGAGTCACGTGCCGCCGCGCTGGCAAagtctccccccaccccctgcacCCGCCGTGACccgctgctcccccccccccccccgccccacagaCGCCGCCGGGatgcggccgcccggccccagCACCGCGGCACCCTCCTCCACGTGGCGCCGCGGGCTCATCCGGGTGACGACGCAGCGAGCCCTGCCGCGTCCCCCCGCGCCGGAGCGGGGCCCCGGCGtgccgccggcggcgcccgaGCCCGGCGCGCCGTGCACGGCTTGCGGCGTGCCGCGGGGCAACGGCACGGGGCCGCGCTGGGCCGAGCTGCGGCGCGCGCTGAGCTTCGCCTGGGACGCCCAGGTCTACGGCTCGGCCGCCCTCTTCCTGCTGCTCGGCCTGGGCTGCCTCGCCGGGCTGCTGGGCGCCCCGGCCCTGAGCCCCCCGCACCTGCCCCACGTCCTGGTCGCCCACGGGCTACTGCTGGCCGCCAGCGTGCTGCGGGCCGCCTTCCTGCTGCTGGACCCCtacggggcgcggggccggctgccgccgcgcgccgtgctgctgctggccacggCGCCCTTCCCGCTGCTGCTGGGCGCCTTTGCCGCGCTGCTGCAGCGGCTGCAGCGCCTGGCGCAGCTcgggctgctgccgccgccgctgcggagCCTCCCGGCGCTGGGGGCCGCGGTGGCGGTGCAGAGCGCGGCGCTGGCCGCCGCCGACCTGCTCCCGGCCCGGCTGGGCCcggcggcgctggggctgcACGTGCTGGgctgcgccgcgggggccctgctgctgctggcggggcTCTGGGGGTGCCGGCGGGTGCTGCGGGGGCCCGGCAGCgaggcgccggggctgcggcggggcgccggggcgctggcggcggcggcggcgctggggctgccctgctgCGGGCTGCAGCTGTACGGCGCTGCGTggctgcggggcgccgcggggccgcccgggcgcTTCTCCTGGCCCTGCTGGGCCGCCCAGCTGGGGCTGCGGGTGGCCGagctggccctggccctggccctgctggccgccgccgccgagccgctgtgccgccgcggtgccgccgccggccccgggcacTCCTGCTGGGCCAAGGCGCTGCGGTACTTCTGCGCCGGCCGCAAGGCCGCGGCGCCCGAGTACCCCAACAACTGCTACGACTGGGCCGGCGCTGGCGCCGAGCGGGCGCCCGCCAGCGACATCAGCAAGAGCCTCATCCGCAACGCGGCCGAGCAGCTGCCGCTACGGGCGCTCAAGGACAGCAACGAGGCCTGGGCGGCCGGTGCCGCGCCGGGACTCAGCCCCAAGTGCCCCAacgcggcggtggcggcggcggtggcgcggccgggcggcagcCTGCGCTCGGAGCCCGGCTCGGCCGCCTCGCTGGGCGAGCTGGCCTTCCGCCCGCCGTCGCCCATCGACCTGCGCCGCAGCATCGACCAGGCGCTGTGCCGCCAGCACCTGCTGCGCGACGGCCTCTTCGGGCGGCCACGGCGccgctccggctccggctcgggctcgggctcgggctcggtCCTGGGCTCGGGCGGGCTGCTGCGCTGCAGCTCGCTCACGGAGCtgccggcggcccggccgcccgccctcgccgccgcctcggccagCTCGCTGGAGAGCGGCTCGCTGCACATCAGCTGGAACCCCTGGCGCCACGGGCTCTCCTCGCCCGAgagcccgccgcccgccggggcgcccAGCCGCGCGCCCCTCctcgcccgccccgccgccgagcGCGACGCCCGCCGCGGCTTCCTGGCGCTCGGCGCGCGGCTCGACTCCCGCAGCCTCTCCAGCGACACCATCGAGCTGTGAGCCgcccccccccgtcccctcccCTTCAGGCCCCCttttacctttcctttctttttgcccCCCGTTTTGCACAGcatggaggtggggggggggctgcacgGGACCCGCAGCACCAGCCACCCCGCACGCAGGGCTGGACTgggggggcagggaggcggGGAGCTGGTCTCAGCCGGGTCTATTTGTgccaaaagagaaataaagtttATGTCACGGGACCACGGCTCTGGCTGGCGCATGGGGCTGCTGGCACCACTGGGAGAGCGGCGCCCCTGAgacacccccccaccccccacgCAGCCGGGCTGGGGGTGCACAGCTTTATTTCCTGAGATATGGGTAACACGGACAGATGGACACACCCCGACGGACAAGCGCAACAGCCACGTTCATGCAGCAGGCAGGGCCGCCGGTGCGGCACCCCGGCAGCGAGGGGCCCCCTTGGCCCCCCGCCCCTGCCTGGGGGGGCAGACgctgggaggggagaggggcagcagggctgggggggtggggggcacagCAAGGTATTGCACCTGCCAAAGGCAGCCGGGGCCGGTGCTGCCCCCAGCCGTGGGGCAGGACCCACGCGCTCTGCTTACGCCACATCCCAGCCGCAGGGTGACCCAcgcagcactgcagcaccccTAAACCAGCCGGGCAGAGGGGGACcagcaccccctccccaaaacccCGGCGTCCGAGCCGGCCTCGTCCCGGCACTGCCTCCCCCGGCATGCAGGGAGGCGTCGAAGCGCCCGGCGGGAGCAGGGATCCGCGTGGGAGCCCGAGACCCGGAGGGAGGGACGGAGCAGGCCCCTCGCGCTCCTTCtgcagggcgggggggggaggcgaGCTCCTACCTGGTGGggccccccccgcgcccggcgccagCCCCGCTCCGAGAGCCCCGTGCCCCGGCCCGAGCGGTGGGGCCGTGCCCGCCCCCGGCCATGCCCGGGGCTATCTGCCCTTCATGAAGCCGTCGAGGACGCGGTCGCCGCGATCGGAGAGCCAGTAGCCGGCCATGGCAGCCACGGCCCCGATGAAGATGGCGGTGAAGACCATGTCGCCCTTGGCGGCCAGCGTGGCGAGGGCGCAGATCACCACGCCGAAGAACATCTGCTGCAGCACCACCACCTCGTCCTCCGTCACGTCGTCGAAGAAGCCCTTCTCCGGGGCGTCTGCGGGGACGGCGCCGGTGGGcaggggccgggcagggcgcgCGCAGACCCTCCCCCGGAGCCCGTCCCCCGTCCCGGGCCGTACCGGGCGGCTTGTCCTCCACGCACTGGCCGTCCCGGCGGACGTGGCCCGGGGCGCACACGCAGCGGTAGCTGCCCTCCATGTTCTCGCAGACCTCCTGCGCCCCGCCGCACACGGGCTCCTCCTCGGCGCCGGCGCACTCGTCCACGTCTGCGGAGAGGGAGGCAGTGCtcgggcggcggggccgggctgggggcagcgcccggcacggcccggcacggcTCGGCCTGGCGGCGGGGAGGCCACTCACCGAGGCACTTGGCCCCGTCCCGCCGGTAGCCCTTGTTGCACCTCTTGCAGCGGGCTGGCCCCGCGCCCATGCAGCCGATGCAGGCCGTGGAGCAGTCTGCGGAGGGCAGAGCGCTGAGggtgcccggcgcgggcgggcgggcgccagCCCCGGGCGCCCACGGGCCGGATCCCGGCAGCGGGGACCGGCGAAGCCCGCTGCGCCcgagcagctggggcaggggggccGGCTCTGCGGCGGGCGCCGGCACGCGCGTGGCGGGGCGCCGGGCAGGGGCGGCAGCGGTGCGGacgcccccccgccgccccggcgcgcgccTCCCACCTCGGCACTCATAGGAGCCCTCCGTGTTGACGCAGAACTGGTTGGCTCGGCAGTGCGCCATCTCCGTGCCGCACTCGTCCACGTCTGCGGGGGAGACGGCGGGTGGGCGGCGGGCACGCCGCGCCCCCCCCCgagccggcgccgccggggcctccccctgccccaaaccgccccgcgcgccgggggCTCACCGATGCAGCGGTGCTCGTGCAGCACCCAGCCCCGCTTGCAGCGCAGGCAGCTGGAGTCCTCCGGCCCCGTGCAGCGCCCGCAGGCCCGGTAGCACTCTGCAAGCGGGGCGAGAGCGGCCGTGGGTgcaggcggggggggggggctgccccggATCggggcagcgccccggcccggcgctccCACCGCCAAATCCGGCCGCGGCCCCTACCCACCGGCGCACACGAGGCGGCTCTCGTTGCGCGACGCCTCGTAGTAGCCGTCGCCGCACTCGGAGCAGAAGGGCCCGCCGTAGCCCGGGCTGCACACGCAGAGGCCGGTGCCGCCGCGCGTCCCGTCGCCGTCGCACCTGCCGTTGCCGCTGCAGGGCTGCCGGGGCCCGCCGGCGCAGGCTGCACGCAGGCGGAGCGGCCGGCTGTGGGGCGCGAAGTGGCACCCGCGCCCCACGCCCCGCTCggcggcccccccgccgcccgctgccgccgcccaCCCGCCGCCACTCACGCAGGCAGTCGGGGCCGTAGGTGCCGTCGGGGCAGCACGCCGCCAGCGCGTCCACGCACAGCCACCGCAGCAGGTCGGGGTGCTGCCGCCGCCTGGGGACGTGGGcacggggtggggtgggggtgggtggggggggcgcTCAGGCGGCCGCCATGGGGCaccgcgccggcccccggccccccgcgctcACTCGTGAAACCACCAGCGCTCCACGTGCTCCTCGCCGCGCTCCAGCAGCTGGTGGCAGGCGAAGTCCGACGGGGCGCAGACGCTCTCGAGCACCTCGAGCAGGCGGGTCtcgctgcggggcggcgggggtCGGCGCCGGCACGgcagcccccccggccccctccaCACCCCGCCGCTCACCTGTGCTCGTACTTGGCcagtttctcctcctcccaggcCGTGTTGCCCCCGCCGAAGCCCTCGCGCTCCGTCCGCTCCAGCCCCtgggcgcgcggggcggcggggggcactCGTGGgcccccccccagctgccctCTGGCACCGCCGCCCCCGGGACCTCCCCCCCTCTTTCCCCAGTCCACGTCCCCCCACGCCTGTGTCACCTGCGGGACCCCCGCACCACGGACCGTACCCCCCCCCCGGGTCCCCTCATGCCACCCACAATGTCAGCCCCAGTCTGTGTCACCTTGCGTCCCCTCCATGCCCCTGAACCCCACCagggcgccccccccccccagtgccaCCTCCTACCCGTGTGCCCCCGGCCTCACGGGCTGTGCCATCCCGCCCAGGGTCACGCCGTGCCCATGCCACCCGTGTCCCTCAGCCCCTGGTGCTGTGTCATCCCTCTCAGTGTCATCCGTGTCCCCCCCACGCCCCCAGACCCCAAACACCACAGTGCCACCGCAGTGTTCCCCAGCCCCATGGGTTGTGTCACCCGCACCAGTGTCATCCCCTGCCCGTGTCACTGCCgtgtcccccagccccacgggtTGTTTCACTCATGCCAGTGTCACCCCATACTCGTGTCACCCCTGTCCCCAACCCCACGGGCAGCGTCACCCCCCCAGTGCCACCCCCTGCCCGTGTCACCGCCgtgtcccccagccccaca encodes:
- the PRRT3 gene encoding proline-rich transmembrane protein 3 — protein: MAAARLVTWGLLLAAGVPTATGRPPLRGTVPAAGDPSSSWGRRRPDSAPPGDTSGELSGAGDPDGERWADAGPVRWSRPLPAGAVTGTPVPPGGGPAPDGVEEPFITWHGQEAEGPGSPRMETAVPPTAAPMDVGRGSLGPGHGSSVARTTSPRPTVSTIAPCHVPGLAEAGGPAARGVPPGPSAGHPRSLPGTGAATPGAAGRAAPEGTAETWTLGLPAHQRSTRRAPPGTAPPGTAPPGTRPPGAARQPALSTSPAALAAPGTPHAGTAPEEEPGSPQRVRGAMSPPNATEAAVPAAGTPGPRRSDAAGMRPPGPSTAAPSSTWRRGLIRVTTQRALPRPPAPERGPGVPPAAPEPGAPCTACGVPRGNGTGPRWAELRRALSFAWDAQVYGSAALFLLLGLGCLAGLLGAPALSPPHLPHVLVAHGLLLAASVLRAAFLLLDPYGARGRLPPRAVLLLATAPFPLLLGAFAALLQRLQRLAQLGLLPPPLRSLPALGAAVAVQSAALAAADLLPARLGPAALGLHVLGCAAGALLLLAGLWGCRRVLRGPGSEAPGLRRGAGALAAAAALGLPCCGLQLYGAAWLRGAAGPPGRFSWPCWAAQLGLRVAELALALALLAAAAEPLCRRGAAAGPGHSCWAKALRYFCAGRKAAAPEYPNNCYDWAGAGAERAPASDISKSLIRNAAEQLPLRALKDSNEAWAAGAAPGLSPKCPNAAVAAAVARPGGSLRSEPGSAASLGELAFRPPSPIDLRRSIDQALCRQHLLRDGLFGRPRRRSGSGSGSGSGSVLGSGGLLRCSSLTELPAARPPALAAASASSLESGSLHISWNPWRHGLSSPESPPPAGAPSRAPLLARPAAERDARRGFLALGARLDSRSLSSDTIEL
- the CRELD1 gene encoding protein disulfide isomerase CRELD1, with translation MGRRRRPGAARLLRLLLLLGLTAGAGAGAGAEAEAEPCRVCRGLADSFSRGLERTEREGFGGGNTAWEEEKLAKYEHSETRLLEVLESVCAPSDFACHQLLERGEEHVERWWFHERRQHPDLLRWLCVDALAACCPDGTYGPDCLPCAGGPRQPCSGNGRCDGDGTRGGTGLCVCSPGYGGPFCSECGDGYYEASRNESRLVCAECYRACGRCTGPEDSSCLRCKRGWVLHEHRCIDVDECGTEMAHCRANQFCVNTEGSYECRDCSTACIGCMGAGPARCKRCNKGYRRDGAKCLDVDECAGAEEEPVCGGAQEVCENMEGSYRCVCAPGHVRRDGQCVEDKPPDAPEKGFFDDVTEDEVVVLQQMFFGVVICALATLAAKGDMVFTAIFIGAVAAMAGYWLSDRGDRVLDGFMKGR